A region from the Malus domestica chromosome 07, GDT2T_hap1 genome encodes:
- the LOC103439926 gene encoding probable 6-phosphogluconolactonase 2 translates to MTVGARSAIFSASKPGCAVRMASICSPTRLSLSLRTTLSSLRTSRAPGISLRSSPISLSLSIKPVRSNFKNPVSASSASADMAGQCQKKVEKFQTEEEVAVRLAKYTADLSAKFEKERGAFTVVLSGGSLIYTLRKLAEEPYMYMVEWEKWHVFWVDERVVKRDHADSNYKLALEGLLCKVPIPPGQVYAINDTLSAEGAAEDYETCLKHLVERNVIATSKATGFPKFDLMLLGMGPDGHLASLFPGHPLCNEKTKWVTHITDSPKPPPERITYTFPVINSAAYNAMVVTGDDKADAVQRALGNSQHPDTLPVQSLAAEDELTWFLDQGAASKL, encoded by the exons ATGACTGTCGGTGCCCGGTCTGCCATTTTCTCAGCCAGTAAGCCCGGGTGCGCAGTGCGCATGGCCTCCATATGCTCCCCGACCCGTCTTTCCCTCTCACTCCGCACGACTCTCTCCTCATTGCGTACATCTCGCGCGCCGGGAATCTCACTCCGATCGTCACCAATATCTCTATCCCTCTCGATTAAACCCGTTCGCTCGAATTTCAAGAACCCAGTTTCCGCATCATCGGCGTCAGCAGATATGGCGGGTCAGTGTCAGAAGAAGGTGGAGAAGTTTCAGACGGAGGAGGAAGTGGCGGTGCGTCTGGCGAAGTACACTGCCGACCTCTCGGCCAAGTTTGAGAAGGAGAGGGGAGCCTTCACCGTCGTTTTGTCCGGCGGCTCTCTCATTTACACGCTCAG GAAATTAGCGGAAGAGCCGTATATGTATATGGTGGAATGGGAGAAATGGCATGTGTTCTGGGTGGATGAGAGAGTGGTGAAAAGAGATCACGCCGACAGTAACTATAAACTTGCTCTTGAAGGTTTACTCTGCAAG GTACCGATTCCTCCTGGCCAGGTTTACGCCATTAACGACACACTTTCAGCCGAGGGAGCAGCTGAGGATTACGAAACCTGTCTTAAACATTTGGTTGAGCGCAATGTGATTGCCACTTCAAAAGCTACTGGATTTCCAAAGTTTGATCTCATGCTTCTGGGTATGGGGCCAGATGGACATCTTGCTTCTCTATTCCCTGGCCATCCGCTTTGCAACGAGAAGACGAAATGGGTGACTCACATTACGGACTCGCCAAAACCACCTCCAGAGAGGATTACATATACCTTCCCGGTGATCAACTCCGCTGCGTATAATGCAATGGTGGTGACAGGTGACGATAAAGCTGATGCCGTGCAGAGAGCGCTAGGAAATAGTCAGCATCCTGATACTTTGCCTGTTCAGTCGCTTGCAGCCGAAGACGAGTTAACTTGGTTTTTAGACCAGGGTGCAGCGTCCAAGCTGTAG